A region from the Muribaculum gordoncarteri genome encodes:
- a CDS encoding glycerate kinase family protein translates to MKIIIAPDSFKGSLTSTEAAHAIACGVRDAAPHATLVEIPLADGGEGSVEAVAERLDAQIVTIDTVNPLMKKMTAKYAIAETAEGKTAIIETAAASGLNTVSRDERDIMASSTFGTGLIIADAFSRGCRNFIIGLGGSATNDAGLGILAALGYRHLDRNGKTLTPSGASLSELAHIVASRDADALRDCRFTLMCDVDNPLYGESGAAFTFAAQKGASPQQIEQLDLGLRNWSRCVTRDLGIDVADLPGAGAAGGLGAMFAAFFNAEMRSGIEMVLDLAGFDDELRDADLVITGEGHMDAQTLHGKVPMGVLRHARRAAVPVIALSGAIDHCEEFDRAGMSGVFSIQPSPVSLDEAMQRETASRNLRSTATQIMQLIKAFTCK, encoded by the coding sequence ATGAAAATTATCATCGCACCCGATTCTTTCAAGGGTTCGCTCACTTCAACCGAAGCGGCTCACGCAATAGCCTGCGGAGTACGTGACGCAGCTCCCCACGCAACATTGGTCGAGATACCTCTTGCCGACGGAGGCGAAGGGAGCGTAGAGGCCGTAGCCGAGAGGCTTGACGCACAAATCGTCACCATCGACACCGTGAACCCACTGATGAAGAAAATGACGGCAAAATACGCAATCGCGGAAACCGCCGAGGGCAAAACCGCCATAATAGAAACCGCTGCCGCAAGCGGGCTGAACACAGTGTCACGCGACGAGCGTGACATAATGGCCTCGTCGACATTCGGCACGGGATTAATAATCGCCGATGCCTTCAGCCGCGGATGCCGCAACTTCATCATAGGGCTTGGAGGCAGTGCAACCAACGATGCCGGCCTTGGAATACTCGCAGCTCTCGGCTACAGGCACCTCGATCGTAACGGCAAAACTCTTACGCCATCGGGTGCGTCACTATCCGAATTGGCCCACATAGTCGCGTCACGTGACGCTGACGCATTGCGTGACTGCAGGTTCACGCTGATGTGCGATGTCGACAACCCGCTTTACGGTGAATCGGGAGCCGCATTCACATTTGCGGCTCAAAAAGGTGCGTCACCTCAACAGATCGAGCAACTCGACCTCGGGTTACGTAACTGGTCACGCTGCGTAACGCGTGACTTAGGCATCGATGTAGCCGACTTGCCGGGAGCAGGTGCCGCAGGAGGATTGGGAGCCATGTTTGCCGCATTTTTCAACGCCGAAATGCGCTCGGGCATAGAGATGGTGCTCGACCTTGCGGGATTTGACGACGAACTGCGTGACGCCGACCTCGTAATAACCGGCGAAGGGCACATGGACGCGCAGACACTTCACGGCAAAGTCCCGATGGGGGTGTTGCGTCACGCTCGCCGTGCCGCAGTACCGGTCATTGCGCTAAGCGGCGCGATCGACCACTGTGAAGAGTTCGACCGCGCCGGTATGTCGGGAGTATTTTCAATTCAGCCCTCGCCAGTTTCACTCGACGAGGCGATGCAACGCGAAACAGCGTCACGCAACCTGCGCAGCACCGCCACGCAGATAATGCAGCTTATAAAGGCGTTTACTTGTAAGTGA
- a CDS encoding S9 family peptidase: MKIIRIVTISAMLLVGAAAAMAQGTLDDYNRAYSLREKFNAKHVYYSNVTPSWIGDSHSFWYVRETPEGRIYTLVDADKKSRRDLFDHKKLAAALADKSGKEVKADALYLNAVRPNGAKADTVDFIWNNRYWSYAAKKGVLTDRGEVPPRGPQRHWMEVDDEKGAGPIASPDGTKEAYIKNDNVYVRDRATGAEKQLSLDGTLGNYYSSYIRWSPDSKKVAAMKIRPVEKRYVYYVESSPADQLQPKLHKQEYAKPGDELPFKVPCIFDVESGKAVIPDTELFDSQYDLFGPEWNDDSKAVTFEYNQRGHKVYRVLELSAETGRVRPIVEETSDKYVNYPRRFRHDLADGKRMIWMSERDNWNHLYMYDRDAARPTHQITRGEWYVRDVLKVDEANGRIYFSANGVNTDEDPYFIRYYSIDFDGNNLTDLTPAKGTHKAGFSRDMKYLVDVYSTVADAPVAVLRNAADGSEVMPLETADITRLKENGWKAPEVFTAPGRDGKTPMWGLIVRPTNFDPSKKYPIIEYIYQGPGDQYVPKAFRPYDWYMTSIAELGFIVVMVDGMGTSFRSREFENVCYKNLKDAGLPDHMAWIKAAAEKYPYMDIDRVGIYGCSAGGQESTNALLLYPDFYKAAYSACGCHDNRMDKIWWNELWLGYPVGDQYKEGSNVENAHLLRRPLMLVVGELDDNVDPASTMQVVNALIKANKDFELVVVPGAHHTMGEDFGEHKRYDFFVRNLLNVNPPAWSDITYK, from the coding sequence ATGAAAATAATCCGAATTGTCACTATTTCGGCCATGCTGCTTGTCGGAGCCGCGGCCGCAATGGCGCAGGGAACTCTCGACGACTACAACCGGGCCTATTCGCTGCGCGAAAAATTCAATGCCAAGCATGTCTACTACTCCAATGTCACCCCTTCGTGGATAGGCGACAGTCACAGCTTCTGGTATGTGCGTGAAACCCCCGAGGGACGCATATACACGCTGGTCGATGCCGACAAGAAGTCGCGTCGCGACCTGTTTGACCACAAGAAGCTTGCAGCCGCTCTTGCCGATAAGAGCGGCAAGGAGGTGAAGGCCGATGCTCTCTATCTTAACGCAGTGCGTCCCAACGGAGCCAAGGCCGACACCGTCGACTTTATTTGGAACAACCGTTATTGGAGCTATGCCGCCAAGAAGGGCGTGCTCACCGACCGTGGCGAAGTGCCTCCGCGCGGACCGCAGCGACACTGGATGGAGGTCGACGACGAGAAGGGTGCCGGGCCTATTGCGTCGCCCGACGGCACCAAGGAGGCTTATATAAAGAACGACAACGTGTATGTGCGTGACCGTGCCACCGGCGCCGAGAAGCAGTTGAGCCTCGACGGAACGCTGGGCAACTACTATTCATCCTACATCCGTTGGTCGCCCGACAGCAAGAAGGTTGCCGCCATGAAAATACGCCCCGTGGAGAAGCGTTATGTCTACTATGTCGAGTCGTCGCCTGCTGATCAGCTTCAGCCCAAGCTACACAAGCAGGAGTATGCCAAGCCCGGCGATGAACTGCCGTTTAAGGTGCCGTGCATCTTCGATGTCGAGAGCGGCAAGGCCGTTATCCCCGACACGGAGCTGTTTGATTCGCAATACGACCTGTTCGGCCCTGAATGGAACGACGACAGCAAGGCCGTGACATTTGAGTACAACCAGCGCGGACACAAGGTGTATCGCGTGCTCGAACTGTCGGCCGAAACCGGCCGCGTGCGCCCCATTGTCGAGGAAACGAGCGACAAGTATGTCAACTATCCGCGTCGCTTCCGTCACGACCTGGCCGACGGCAAGCGTATGATATGGATGAGCGAGCGTGACAACTGGAATCACCTCTATATGTATGACCGTGACGCTGCACGCCCCACCCATCAGATTACACGTGGGGAGTGGTATGTGCGTGATGTGCTGAAAGTCGACGAGGCCAACGGCCGCATCTACTTTTCGGCCAACGGAGTTAACACCGACGAGGATCCCTATTTCATCCGTTACTATTCGATCGACTTCGACGGCAATAACCTCACCGACCTGACTCCGGCCAAAGGTACCCACAAGGCGGGATTCTCGCGTGACATGAAATACCTGGTCGATGTCTACTCTACTGTGGCTGACGCTCCGGTGGCTGTGCTGCGTAACGCTGCCGACGGCTCGGAGGTGATGCCGCTTGAAACAGCCGACATAACCCGACTTAAGGAGAACGGATGGAAGGCGCCTGAGGTGTTCACCGCTCCCGGACGCGACGGAAAGACCCCGATGTGGGGACTTATCGTGCGACCTACCAACTTCGACCCGTCAAAGAAATATCCCATCATCGAATACATCTATCAGGGCCCCGGCGACCAGTATGTCCCCAAGGCGTTCCGCCCCTATGACTGGTACATGACATCCATCGCCGAACTCGGATTTATCGTGGTGATGGTCGACGGAATGGGTACATCGTTCCGCTCGCGCGAATTTGAGAACGTGTGCTACAAGAATCTCAAGGATGCCGGACTTCCCGACCACATGGCGTGGATTAAGGCCGCTGCCGAGAAATATCCCTACATGGACATCGACAGGGTGGGCATATACGGCTGCTCGGCCGGCGGACAGGAGTCGACCAATGCGTTGCTGCTCTATCCCGATTTCTACAAGGCTGCCTATTCGGCATGCGGCTGTCATGACAACCGCATGGACAAGATATGGTGGAATGAGCTTTGGCTCGGTTATCCCGTGGGCGACCAGTACAAGGAGGGTTCCAATGTCGAGAATGCGCATCTGCTTCGCCGTCCGCTCATGCTTGTCGTTGGCGAACTCGACGACAATGTCGATCCTGCGTCGACAATGCAGGTGGTCAATGCGCTCATCAAGGCCAACAAGGACTTTGAGCTCGTTGTCGTTCCCGGTGCTCACCACACCATGGGCGAGGACTTCGGCGAACACAAGCGTTACGACTTCTTTGTGCGCAACCTGCTTAACGTGAATCCTCCTGCATGGAGTGACATCACTTACAAGTAA
- the porE gene encoding PorE family type IX secretion system protein yields MRITLLTGWLAGIAIAVMLGGCGVSRLAEADMMMSRGEYYDASRAYRKVYNSLAKKEQRALRGEVAFKMGECSFRINRMANASQAFRNAIRYGYSDSTASLYLGRALQAEGEYTKAIEAYNDYLATSPRDAKMAENGIAGCRHALSTRSVASRYVVKNPKLFNSNRSDFAPFLDPVRDILYITTTNERVNGDARSEITGMKNSDLWMSRRNEQGDWMRPEPLEGDVNSEHDEGIAALLPDGMTMYLTVAKRDMNRDTAVGIYTSRRSDAQWSRPVRLEIDDDSVASYGHPSPSPDGKWLYFTSDRRGGYGGKDIWRMRIDRDGARPENLGPLINTAGDEMFPTVRDDSLLYFASNGHPGYGGLDIYCARLLPSGAWNVVNMGKPVNSAGDDFAITFGEGESGFFSSNRGDRRGYDHIYSFVLPDLRISIGGHVTDRDEEPIGGAVVRIVGDDGTNRKAVARNDGSFSLPLQRGVRYVMLATAPGYLNAKQEFISDDAEEDAEYAVDFMLASLTRPNVIDNIFYDFDKATLRPESRQALDSLAQVLHDNPNVTIELAAHTDRKGSEEYNVALSQRRAQSVIDYLIASGIDKERLKPVGYGESQPKRVTRRLHRLYPQFAEGDVLDEEYIGRLDEANQEIADQINRRTEFQVLSIDYKMY; encoded by the coding sequence ATGCGCATTACACTGTTGACCGGTTGGCTCGCGGGTATCGCTATTGCGGTGATGCTCGGCGGGTGTGGTGTGTCGCGGCTTGCCGAGGCCGACATGATGATGTCACGCGGCGAGTATTACGATGCGTCACGTGCTTATCGCAAGGTCTACAACAGCCTCGCCAAGAAAGAGCAACGCGCTCTCAGGGGCGAGGTGGCATTCAAGATGGGGGAGTGTTCCTTCCGTATAAACCGCATGGCTAATGCGTCACAGGCATTTCGCAATGCCATCCGTTACGGTTACAGCGATTCTACCGCGTCACTCTACTTGGGGCGCGCCTTGCAGGCCGAGGGTGAATACACCAAAGCCATTGAGGCTTACAACGACTATCTTGCCACTTCACCACGTGACGCCAAGATGGCCGAGAACGGCATCGCCGGGTGTCGTCACGCTTTGTCGACACGGTCGGTTGCGTCACGTTATGTGGTAAAGAACCCCAAGCTGTTCAATTCCAATCGTTCCGACTTCGCCCCGTTTCTTGACCCGGTGCGTGACATACTCTATATCACCACTACCAACGAGCGCGTCAACGGCGATGCGCGAAGTGAGATAACGGGCATGAAAAACTCCGACCTGTGGATGTCACGCCGCAATGAACAGGGCGACTGGATGCGCCCCGAGCCTCTCGAGGGCGATGTAAACAGCGAGCATGACGAGGGCATAGCCGCGTTGTTGCCCGACGGCATGACGATGTATCTCACTGTAGCGAAGCGTGACATGAACCGTGACACCGCTGTAGGCATATACACTTCCAGGCGAAGTGACGCACAATGGAGCCGCCCCGTGAGATTGGAAATAGATGATGACTCGGTGGCGAGTTACGGACATCCGTCACCGTCGCCCGACGGAAAGTGGCTCTACTTCACCTCTGACCGTCGCGGAGGTTACGGAGGCAAGGATATATGGCGCATGAGGATTGACCGTGACGGTGCAAGACCTGAGAATCTCGGCCCGTTGATCAACACCGCCGGCGATGAGATGTTTCCCACAGTGCGTGACGACAGCCTGCTCTACTTTGCAAGCAACGGTCATCCCGGTTACGGAGGCCTTGACATATATTGCGCCCGGTTGTTGCCTTCGGGTGCATGGAACGTTGTCAACATGGGAAAGCCTGTGAACTCGGCCGGCGATGACTTCGCGATAACGTTTGGTGAGGGTGAGAGCGGCTTTTTCAGCAGCAATCGCGGTGACCGTCGGGGTTACGACCACATATACTCATTTGTGTTGCCCGATTTACGCATATCCATCGGCGGCCATGTCACCGACCGCGATGAGGAGCCTATAGGGGGCGCTGTTGTGAGGATAGTGGGTGACGACGGCACCAACCGCAAAGCAGTGGCGCGTAACGACGGTTCGTTTTCACTGCCGTTGCAGCGCGGGGTGCGTTACGTGATGCTCGCGACTGCTCCGGGCTATCTTAACGCAAAGCAGGAGTTCATCTCCGATGACGCTGAAGAGGATGCCGAATATGCCGTGGATTTCATGCTTGCATCGCTTACCCGACCCAATGTCATCGACAATATATTCTACGATTTTGACAAGGCGACATTGCGTCCCGAGTCGCGGCAGGCTCTTGATTCGTTGGCGCAGGTGTTGCACGACAATCCCAATGTAACGATTGAACTTGCAGCACACACCGACCGCAAAGGCTCGGAAGAGTATAATGTCGCACTTTCGCAGCGTCGTGCTCAGTCGGTGATAGATTACCTCATAGCGTCAGGAATCGACAAAGAGCGCCTGAAGCCTGTAGGTTACGGTGAATCGCAACCTAAACGCGTGACACGACGCCTGCACCGCCTCTATCCTCAATTTGCCGAAGGTGATGTACTCGATGAAGAGTATATCGGACGACTTGATGAGGCGAATCAAGAGATAGCCGACCAAATAAATAGACGAACCGAATTTCAAGTATTATCCATAGACTATAAAATGTATTGA